A single genomic interval of Solimonas sp. K1W22B-7 harbors:
- a CDS encoding AsmA family protein, with protein sequence MNKPLKYLLIGVGVVVVLLAGALTAAATLFDPNDYRDTIAAKVKEQTGRDLQIGEIGLKVFPWLKASAKGVVLGNAPGFGSEPFAQVGEADVGVKLFPLLFDKKVEVSTVKLSGLRLNLQVDKDGKNNWADLVKEKPEDEKKPKDEQGFNPKSLDISGVEISDSSARYSDARSGKSYQIDKLRLETGALRPGNPFDVNLGLTAIASAPAATADVELKSTVDYQAEADTIKLSGLTLKLKAAGKQIAGGKDANADIELSGGAVVDMAKKLLNTQELKLKLKGQGMGFDADTELAAAILADYGNKLYNAKGLVFTGTVAGADVPGGKQPLKLSGDFSYDGAKGNMAFQQGALAVAGLDLKTSIIGEGLGEGGTPRLHGPISVAPFNPRPLMQQLGIKLETADPEVLKNVSLAANYSGSFTSARFNDLNMKLDQTTMRGMFGISNFKAKAMEMGLKIDEINADRYLPPKKPGQEKPVAAAGNKNFNDQPLPTEALKKLNANGTLDIGKLTINGMKLSNVSLKLSGAPGATQAQDISAQLYGGKVSLTNRMSPGAQPGYAIKTQLSALQAAPFLKDLIGKEPVSGLGNFDVSLNSHGNTYGEFKKALNGDLSFRVENGSVKGFNLAQTVRKAQAALGGNLNDTETEAPQTDFSVFSASARIIDGVLKSDLLDAASPLFRVSGQGQVDLVNETINYLATPTIVNTITGQGGKGLEQLKGIAIPIRLSGNMYKPKVSLDLKAALQQKATEKVRDELTNKLGDKLGIATTKDGKKLDKQELKQELNNKLGDLLFGKKKKKEEAAPATAPAPATPPAEPAPAPAK encoded by the coding sequence GCGGGAGCGCTGACCGCCGCCGCGACCCTGTTCGACCCCAACGACTACCGCGACACCATCGCCGCCAAGGTCAAGGAACAGACCGGCCGCGATCTGCAGATCGGCGAGATCGGCCTCAAGGTCTTCCCCTGGCTCAAGGCCAGCGCCAAGGGCGTGGTGCTGGGCAATGCGCCCGGCTTCGGCAGCGAGCCTTTTGCCCAGGTGGGCGAGGCCGACGTGGGCGTGAAACTCTTCCCCCTGCTGTTCGACAAGAAGGTGGAAGTGAGCACCGTGAAACTGTCGGGCCTGCGCCTGAACCTGCAGGTGGACAAGGACGGCAAGAACAACTGGGCCGACCTGGTCAAGGAAAAGCCCGAGGACGAGAAGAAGCCCAAGGACGAGCAGGGTTTCAACCCCAAGTCGCTGGACATCAGCGGCGTGGAGATCAGCGACTCCTCGGCTAGGTACAGCGACGCGCGCAGCGGCAAGAGCTACCAGATCGACAAGCTGCGCCTGGAAACCGGCGCGCTCAGGCCGGGCAATCCCTTCGACGTGAACCTGGGGCTCACCGCCATCGCCAGCGCTCCCGCCGCCACCGCGGACGTGGAACTGAAGAGCACGGTGGACTACCAGGCCGAGGCCGACACGATCAAGCTCAGCGGCCTGACGCTGAAGCTGAAGGCCGCCGGCAAGCAGATCGCCGGGGGCAAGGACGCCAATGCCGACATCGAGCTCAGCGGCGGCGCGGTGGTGGACATGGCCAAGAAGCTGCTCAACACCCAGGAGCTCAAGCTGAAGCTCAAGGGCCAGGGCATGGGCTTTGACGCCGACACCGAACTGGCGGCGGCCATCCTCGCCGACTATGGCAACAAGCTCTACAACGCCAAGGGCCTGGTCTTCACCGGCACCGTGGCCGGTGCCGACGTGCCGGGCGGCAAACAGCCGCTCAAGCTCAGCGGCGACTTCAGCTATGACGGCGCCAAGGGCAACATGGCCTTCCAGCAGGGCGCGCTGGCCGTGGCCGGGCTGGACCTCAAGACCTCCATCATCGGCGAGGGCCTGGGCGAAGGCGGCACGCCACGCCTGCACGGCCCCATCAGCGTGGCGCCGTTCAACCCGCGGCCGCTGATGCAGCAGCTGGGCATCAAGCTGGAGACGGCGGACCCGGAAGTGCTGAAGAACGTGAGCCTGGCCGCGAATTACTCCGGCAGTTTCACCTCGGCACGCTTCAACGACCTGAACATGAAGCTGGACCAGACCACCATGCGTGGCATGTTCGGCATCAGCAACTTCAAGGCCAAGGCGATGGAGATGGGCCTGAAGATCGACGAGATCAACGCCGACCGCTACCTGCCGCCGAAGAAGCCCGGCCAGGAAAAGCCGGTGGCCGCCGCCGGCAACAAGAACTTCAACGACCAGCCGCTGCCCACCGAAGCGCTGAAGAAGCTCAACGCCAATGGCACGCTGGACATCGGCAAGCTCACCATCAACGGCATGAAGCTCAGCAACGTCAGCCTGAAGCTCAGCGGCGCGCCGGGCGCCACGCAGGCGCAGGACATTTCTGCCCAGCTCTACGGCGGCAAGGTGAGCCTGACCAACCGCATGAGCCCGGGCGCGCAGCCGGGCTACGCCATCAAGACGCAGCTCAGCGCATTGCAGGCCGCGCCGTTCCTCAAGGACCTGATCGGCAAGGAGCCGGTCAGCGGCCTGGGCAACTTCGACGTGAGCCTCAACAGCCACGGCAACACCTACGGCGAGTTCAAGAAGGCCCTCAACGGAGACTTGTCCTTTCGCGTGGAGAACGGCTCCGTGAAAGGCTTCAACCTGGCGCAGACCGTGCGCAAGGCGCAGGCCGCGCTGGGCGGCAACCTCAACGACACCGAGACCGAGGCGCCGCAGACCGACTTCTCGGTGTTCTCCGCCAGCGCCAGGATCATCGACGGCGTGCTCAAGAGCGACCTGCTGGATGCCGCCAGCCCGCTGTTCCGCGTGAGCGGCCAGGGCCAGGTGGACCTGGTCAACGAAACCATCAACTACCTCGCCACGCCCACCATCGTGAACACCATCACCGGCCAGGGCGGCAAGGGGCTGGAGCAGTTGAAGGGCATCGCCATCCCGATCCGCCTCAGCGGCAACATGTACAAGCCCAAGGTCTCGCTGGACCTGAAGGCCGCGCTGCAGCAGAAGGCCACTGAGAAGGTGCGCGACGAGCTGACCAACAAGCTCGGCGACAAGCTGGGCATTGCCACCACCAAGGACGGCAAGAAGCTGGACAAGCAGGAACTGAAGCAGGAGCTCAACAACAAGCTCGGCGACCTGCTGTTCGGCAAGAAAAAGAAGAAGGAAGAGGCGGCGCCTGCGACCGCTCCGGCCCCGGCGACGCCGCCGGCTGAACCGGCGCCCGCGCCCGCCAAGTGA
- the mutY gene encoding A/G-specific adenine glycosylase, translated as MSGTLAPFAERLLRWFDTHGRHDLPWQHPRAPYRVWLSEIMLQQTQVATVIPYFERFLQRFPDVASLAAAPVDDVLALWAGLGYYARARNLHRCAQVVMSEHGGEFPRDIELLQSLPGIGRSTAAAILSQAHGDRHAILDGNVRRVLSRHAAIEGWPGAPALQKKLWALSESLLPQARLADYTQAIMDLGASVCATRKPACAACPLNADCQAYLQNRVAQIPGPKPKRERPERRTQVLLIENARGELLLERRPPAGIWGGLWCLPLVDEGADWRSACLERYGLEAGDAQALPPLHHAFTHFDLELRPLRLRASATTRLRESTELAWTRMGDPNKGLPAPIRKLLDAQGQTPLFETAP; from the coding sequence GTGAGCGGCACGCTGGCGCCATTTGCCGAACGATTGCTGCGGTGGTTCGACACCCACGGCCGGCATGACCTGCCCTGGCAGCACCCGCGCGCGCCCTACCGCGTGTGGCTGTCGGAGATCATGCTGCAGCAGACGCAGGTGGCCACGGTCATTCCGTACTTCGAGCGCTTCCTGCAGCGCTTCCCCGACGTGGCCTCACTGGCCGCAGCACCGGTGGACGACGTGCTGGCGCTGTGGGCCGGGCTGGGCTACTACGCCCGCGCGCGCAACCTGCACCGCTGCGCGCAGGTGGTGATGAGCGAGCATGGCGGCGAGTTCCCACGCGACATCGAGCTGCTGCAGTCCCTGCCCGGCATCGGCCGCTCCACCGCCGCCGCGATCCTCAGCCAGGCCCATGGCGACCGCCACGCGATCCTCGACGGCAACGTGCGCCGCGTGCTGTCGCGCCATGCCGCCATCGAAGGCTGGCCCGGCGCGCCGGCACTGCAGAAAAAACTCTGGGCGCTGTCGGAAAGCCTGCTGCCGCAGGCGCGGCTGGCCGATTACACGCAGGCGATCATGGACCTGGGCGCCAGCGTCTGCGCCACGCGCAAGCCGGCCTGCGCCGCCTGCCCGCTCAACGCCGACTGCCAGGCTTACCTGCAGAACCGCGTCGCGCAGATTCCCGGCCCCAAGCCCAAGCGCGAGCGTCCCGAGCGCCGCACGCAGGTGCTGCTGATCGAGAATGCGCGCGGCGAGCTGCTGCTGGAGCGCCGCCCGCCCGCCGGCATCTGGGGCGGCCTGTGGTGCTTGCCGCTGGTGGACGAGGGTGCCGACTGGCGCAGCGCCTGCCTGGAGCGCTACGGCCTGGAGGCGGGCGATGCACAAGCCCTGCCGCCGCTGCACCATGCCTTCACCCACTTCGACCTGGAGCTGCGCCCGCTGAGGCTGCGCGCCAGCGCGACGACACGGTTGCGCGAATCCACCGAGCTGGCCTGGACTAGAATGGGCGATCCCAACAAGGGCCTGCCCGCGCCGATCCGCAAGCTGCTGGACGCGCAGGGACAGACGCCCCTCTTCGAGACTGCCCCATGA
- a CDS encoding oxidative damage protection protein yields MTRTVHCVKLGTDAEGLDRPPYPGPLGQRIFENVSKQAWADWLAHQTRLINEYRLALADAKSRKFLADEMEKFFFGGGDLAKTSYTPPPASE; encoded by the coding sequence ATGACCCGAACCGTCCACTGCGTGAAGCTCGGCACCGACGCCGAAGGCCTCGACCGACCGCCCTACCCCGGCCCGCTGGGCCAGCGCATCTTCGAAAACGTGTCGAAACAGGCCTGGGCCGACTGGCTGGCCCACCAGACCCGCCTGATCAACGAGTACCGCCTGGCCCTGGCCGACGCCAAGTCGCGCAAGTTCCTGGCCGACGAGATGGAGAAGTTCTTCTTCGGCGGCGGCGACCTGGCCAAGACGAGCTACACCCCGCCGCCCGCGAGCGAGTAG
- a CDS encoding tyrosine-type recombinase/integrase has translation MRNPDGAVEKRGRNLYRARITIRGKAYSKTWPTKLQADEWLRSLRTASDDDGIEHRRKVEQIGFTQLLKEFMTEVVEKRDGADSRRRERERCQFLLDKQPELSGMKAAQVEPRHITDYVRRRRKQGASNGSIRAELAIVRRMYNLAGGPWGYGFDQPVRPGMMPKPPPARERRLLPDEYERLVRAAFEYENAVGGQDRIPIGIIIEMAIYTAMRRGELASLTWDRVEIFSDGFGVATLTQLRTKSKKARQVPLVPDLVAMLLTLPSAKERQGSVFQTTAASIGTAWSRVRQAAGLYLTKAELKALREAQPKQDHGLRLHDLRHEGTTRLFEIYGLSKALVQAVTGHSSESMADRYTHLDSRPMLLAVMRQHHAPRPIEGAAVPGQEPKPVRELVRPELPVRAQVIDGTLISPEWKALKKDAKALKKAIWAQTIETLADAMGVSDVAIHKAAKKLKIEKPPRGYWLRGTQTANDENLPAEETTATG, from the coding sequence GTGCGAAATCCTGACGGTGCAGTAGAAAAGCGTGGTCGCAACCTTTACCGGGCCCGCATCACCATCCGCGGCAAGGCCTACAGCAAGACCTGGCCAACCAAGCTCCAGGCGGACGAGTGGCTCCGGTCCCTGAGGACGGCGTCCGACGACGACGGCATCGAGCACCGCCGCAAGGTCGAGCAGATCGGCTTCACCCAGCTGCTCAAAGAGTTCATGACCGAGGTGGTGGAGAAGCGCGACGGCGCCGACTCCCGGCGGCGGGAACGCGAGCGCTGCCAGTTCCTCCTCGATAAGCAGCCCGAGCTCTCGGGCATGAAAGCGGCCCAGGTTGAGCCGCGGCACATCACCGACTACGTCCGACGCCGGCGGAAGCAAGGCGCCTCGAACGGCTCCATTCGTGCCGAGCTGGCCATTGTCCGGCGCATGTACAACCTGGCCGGCGGGCCCTGGGGCTACGGCTTCGATCAGCCAGTCAGGCCGGGGATGATGCCCAAGCCGCCGCCGGCGCGTGAGCGCCGGCTGTTGCCGGACGAGTACGAGCGCTTGGTCCGCGCTGCATTCGAATACGAGAATGCGGTCGGCGGCCAGGATCGCATCCCCATCGGCATCATCATCGAGATGGCGATTTATACGGCCATGCGCCGCGGAGAGTTGGCGTCACTCACCTGGGATCGCGTCGAGATTTTCTCCGACGGCTTTGGCGTCGCCACGCTGACGCAGCTGCGCACCAAGTCCAAGAAGGCTCGCCAGGTGCCGCTGGTTCCCGACCTGGTCGCCATGCTCCTGACGCTGCCGAGCGCCAAGGAGCGGCAGGGCTCGGTGTTCCAAACGACCGCGGCTTCCATCGGCACGGCCTGGTCGCGTGTGCGCCAAGCGGCCGGCCTGTACCTGACCAAGGCTGAGTTGAAGGCGCTGCGCGAAGCGCAGCCCAAGCAAGACCATGGCCTGCGCCTGCATGACCTCAGGCATGAAGGCACGACGCGCCTCTTCGAAATCTACGGGCTGTCGAAGGCGCTGGTGCAGGCCGTGACCGGCCACAGCAGCGAGAGCATGGCCGACCGGTATACGCACCTCGACAGCCGGCCGATGTTGCTGGCGGTAATGCGCCAGCATCACGCGCCTCGGCCCATTGAGGGAGCGGCCGTCCCGGGCCAGGAGCCGAAGCCTGTTCGCGAGCTGGTGCGGCCGGAGCTTCCGGTGCGTGCGCAGGTCATCGACGGCACACTCATCAGCCCGGAGTGGAAGGCGCTCAAGAAGGATGCGAAAGCGCTGAAGAAGGCGATCTGGGCGCAGACGATCGAAACGCTGGCGGACGCCATGGGGGTGTCCGACGTCGCAATACACAAGGCCGCCAAGAAGCTGAAGATCGAAAAGCCGCCGCGCGGCTACTGGCTGCGCGGCACGCAGACGGCGAATGATGAAAACCTGCCGGCCGAGGAAACGACGGCGACTGGCTGA
- a CDS encoding helix-turn-helix domain-containing protein, whose product MISVTPATPDETGAAARCILFCGTAAKSHRGAAWAESDISSPIEIITSDLVALIPYPFIASPPKRDSEVSKHFHCYLAIDHSSIWDDAFEMPAPRLKPHPINDVFGMCVRLERTRRGLSQEELGQKIGRDQAFISEIESGKRTVTLDVIGRVADALEVRPADLLDEKFGRRPG is encoded by the coding sequence ATGATTTCCGTCACCCCTGCAACCCCAGACGAAACCGGCGCCGCAGCGAGATGCATCCTGTTCTGTGGGACGGCGGCGAAGTCCCATAGAGGCGCAGCTTGGGCTGAAAGCGACATCAGCAGTCCCATCGAAATAATCACTAGCGATCTGGTTGCACTCATTCCTTACCCGTTCATTGCCTCGCCCCCGAAGAGGGATTCGGAGGTATCAAAGCATTTTCATTGCTATTTAGCAATAGACCATAGTTCAATCTGGGACGACGCTTTCGAGATGCCAGCGCCGCGCCTAAAACCACATCCAATCAACGATGTATTCGGGATGTGCGTTCGTCTTGAGCGCACGCGGCGAGGCCTCTCCCAAGAAGAGCTAGGGCAAAAGATTGGCCGAGATCAGGCTTTCATCAGCGAAATTGAAAGCGGAAAGCGCACCGTGACCTTGGATGTCATCGGCCGTGTTGCCGATGCCCTTGAAGTGCGTCCAGCAGACCTATTGGATGAAAAGTTCGGGCGCAGGCCTGGATAG
- a CDS encoding restriction endonuclease produces the protein MTGASGDITFHYPPELFNLLVDVVPLLNRSKQDVLVFFRGAGVPDHMTSDLAIRLRATPKDINKYEMVRTVLERLNVKGEPALRERREVLRRVVDFASFDTCWPDDQLKAKGLVASIREVVNQKDAFTRMNNAREDERRTRLAEAQRVSAEKRERSSRIEAAKHELYSLFGTTTTAQNRGKMLEAALNNLFQAYGVLVHKAFHLVGEAGEGIIEQIDGIIELSGALYFVEMKWYRNPVGKPEISEHLVRLMSRAEVRGIFISASDYTEPAIHTVREFLQHKILILSTLQEIVHLLERQDDLGEFLVKKVQAAQIHKNPYFRPHDGEA, from the coding sequence ATGACTGGCGCCTCGGGGGACATCACGTTCCACTATCCACCGGAGCTGTTCAACCTCTTGGTGGATGTTGTGCCGCTCCTCAACCGCTCGAAGCAAGATGTGCTGGTGTTCTTTCGTGGGGCGGGTGTGCCCGACCACATGACTTCCGACCTTGCCATTCGCCTGAGGGCTACGCCAAAGGACATCAACAAGTACGAGATGGTTCGCACGGTGCTTGAGCGCCTTAACGTAAAGGGAGAGCCAGCCCTCCGCGAGCGACGCGAAGTGCTACGGCGTGTAGTGGATTTCGCCAGTTTTGATACATGCTGGCCAGACGACCAACTAAAGGCCAAGGGACTCGTTGCCAGCATCCGCGAGGTTGTGAATCAAAAGGACGCATTCACACGCATGAACAATGCCCGCGAGGACGAGCGTCGTACTCGTCTCGCCGAGGCACAACGAGTTTCCGCTGAAAAGCGCGAACGCAGTTCAAGGATCGAGGCTGCCAAGCATGAGCTGTATTCGCTCTTTGGCACTACGACTACAGCCCAGAATCGCGGAAAGATGCTGGAAGCTGCTCTTAACAACCTCTTCCAGGCCTACGGCGTCCTCGTTCACAAGGCCTTTCATCTCGTCGGCGAAGCCGGGGAAGGGATCATTGAGCAGATTGATGGGATTATTGAGCTCAGCGGCGCCCTCTACTTCGTTGAGATGAAGTGGTATCGAAATCCGGTAGGAAAGCCTGAGATCTCAGAGCATCTTGTTCGTCTTATGTCGCGCGCGGAGGTGCGAGGAATTTTCATCTCTGCCAGTGACTACACGGAACCCGCGATTCACACCGTGCGTGAGTTTCTGCAGCACAAGATTCTGATCCTCTCCACTCTCCAAGAGATTGTGCATCTACTTGAGCGGCAGGATGACCTCGGAGAGTTCTTGGTGAAGAAGGTCCAAGCCGCCCAGATTCATAAAAATCCTTACTTCCGGCCCCATGATGGGGAGGCGTAA
- a CDS encoding ABC-three component system protein yields the protein MTAIWTDIAAPGGPVNEITAAQVLQGPSIPPQQRLLTYSPDQWEDFVHEWAHYCLKKQYKQVQRFSGAGDMGIDVVGFADAKHLKGAWDNYQCKHYDHALMPTDVWPEFGKVIWYSFKGEYAIPRHYYFVSPWGAGTKLSRLLGNATKLREDLIANWDKNVKSAITSTQDVLLDGALRDYVDAFNLSIFEAKTALQLVDDHRTTPIHAARFGGGLPPRPVAGKPPITVSSSESRYVTQLLGAYGEHTGVLIADPSHLPQPKLKEHFRRQREAFFEAESLRVFARDTVPPGTFESLQDDIYDGVIDTHDQNHADGFQKVSAVTKAARDMQITANALISCTNPKDRDGICHQLVNEERLQWTRS from the coding sequence ATGACAGCGATCTGGACAGATATCGCCGCGCCGGGCGGGCCCGTCAATGAAATCACCGCCGCACAAGTTCTCCAAGGGCCATCAATCCCGCCGCAACAGCGGCTTCTCACCTACTCGCCGGATCAATGGGAAGACTTTGTACATGAGTGGGCCCACTACTGCCTGAAGAAGCAATACAAGCAGGTGCAGCGCTTCTCTGGCGCTGGTGACATGGGAATCGATGTTGTCGGCTTCGCGGACGCCAAGCACCTCAAGGGCGCATGGGACAACTACCAATGCAAGCACTACGACCATGCCCTGATGCCGACTGATGTCTGGCCAGAGTTTGGCAAGGTCATCTGGTACTCCTTCAAGGGCGAGTATGCGATCCCTCGCCACTACTACTTTGTTTCACCTTGGGGCGCTGGCACGAAGCTGAGTCGCTTGTTGGGGAACGCCACGAAGTTGCGCGAAGATTTGATCGCAAATTGGGACAAGAACGTGAAGAGTGCAATCACAAGTACTCAGGATGTTCTGCTTGATGGTGCACTACGTGACTATGTTGATGCTTTCAATCTTTCGATCTTCGAGGCGAAAACCGCACTCCAGCTTGTTGATGATCACCGCACGACGCCGATACACGCCGCTCGATTTGGCGGGGGGTTGCCACCACGCCCCGTAGCAGGAAAACCTCCCATCACTGTTTCTTCTTCCGAGAGCCGATATGTCACGCAATTGCTTGGCGCGTATGGCGAACACACCGGAGTTCTGATAGCCGATCCGTCGCACCTCCCACAGCCGAAGCTCAAGGAGCACTTTCGTCGTCAACGTGAAGCATTCTTTGAAGCGGAGTCTTTGCGCGTCTTTGCACGCGACACGGTTCCTCCAGGCACGTTCGAGTCCCTGCAGGATGACATCTATGACGGCGTGATTGACACGCACGATCAGAACCATGCTGACGGCTTTCAGAAAGTCAGCGCCGTCACCAAGGCTGCGCGCGATATGCAGATCACTGCAAACGCTTTGATCTCTTGCACGAATCCCAAGGATCGAGACGGCATCTGCCACCAACTGGTCAATGAGGAGCGCCTGCAGTGGACACGATCATGA
- a CDS encoding ABC-three component system middle component 2 has translation MDTIMSQGRKPVTFNGPLEAGIRAVAILGAAYPQSYDLQRLVAFDYLLVHTADVGGPDNLHPPTPIQSAELLVRRKIVEQALLLMMTRDLVEREVTSEGIKYLAGENAATLLSTVSSHYLLALKDRASWLVEVLGKHTDDEFRGVMHRFFDKWVEEFQQVEQSLGGDT, from the coding sequence GTGGACACGATCATGAGTCAGGGGCGGAAGCCCGTCACCTTCAACGGCCCCCTTGAAGCCGGAATCCGCGCGGTAGCCATCCTCGGTGCGGCTTACCCGCAATCCTACGACCTCCAGCGACTTGTCGCCTTCGATTACCTTCTTGTGCATACGGCTGACGTTGGCGGCCCGGACAATCTCCACCCTCCGACGCCCATTCAGTCTGCCGAGCTTCTAGTGCGGCGCAAGATCGTCGAGCAGGCTTTGCTCCTAATGATGACTCGTGACCTCGTCGAACGCGAAGTCACGTCGGAGGGAATCAAGTACTTAGCGGGCGAGAACGCCGCCACGCTCCTTTCAACCGTCTCGTCGCACTATCTACTCGCCCTCAAAGATCGCGCGTCTTGGCTTGTCGAGGTGCTTGGGAAGCATACGGACGACGAGTTCAGGGGCGTAATGCACCGCTTCTTTGACAAATGGGTCGAGGAATTTCAACAGGTCGAGCAGAGCCTTGGGGGCGATACATGA
- a CDS encoding ATP-binding protein, which yields MTAATPGFRLRFLGFFGLQKKPATVTFGPGLNVIYGASNTGKSFIVEAIDFMLGGKPPLRDIPERVGYDLVLLGLETIDGESFTLWRSVDGGGFRLYEGLHETPPAADILYKQLDEQHSDKNDENLSSFLLSLCELRGKRVRRNSRNETNSLSFRNIARLMIVNETEITQQSSPLFDGNPIANTPNLATFKLLLTGTDDSALVPSNKREPEELSREAQLQLLDQLLDDYRKRLKELTRSPEELEEQLNKLDASLRQQAVQVNTTEANFQEAAGKRRELRKKLEESRERRAEVGTMLERFILLDKHYASDIERLRAVEEGGTLFNVLGSKACPLCGAAPAHHRADAECEGNVDAVVQAARKEIAKIEILRAELSTTMRNLERESVSFDRKMPVAVQELESISQAVEELIAPRLSTLRKSYSEFADKRADVREALALYATVQDMERRRSDLEKSVDDEKAGTLASADIPTTVSHAFAKIVEDILTSWHFPESGDVYFDSKTRDLVIAGKSRSAFGKGLRAITHTAFTLGLLSFCRARQTPHTGFVVLDSPLLAYREPDGTEDDLTGTDLQEQFYASLEMLPADKQVIVVENTNPPDAIMKLQQSSMFGKNPHHGRYGLFPYAAEPVG from the coding sequence ATGACCGCAGCAACACCCGGCTTCCGCTTGCGGTTCCTCGGATTCTTTGGTCTACAGAAGAAGCCCGCGACCGTGACATTCGGCCCAGGTCTGAATGTTATTTACGGCGCTTCAAACACCGGAAAGTCATTCATAGTCGAAGCCATCGACTTCATGCTGGGGGGCAAACCGCCCTTGCGTGACATCCCGGAGCGAGTCGGCTACGACCTAGTCCTTTTAGGACTCGAGACGATCGATGGGGAGTCGTTCACGCTTTGGCGAAGCGTCGACGGCGGTGGCTTCCGACTCTACGAGGGATTACATGAGACGCCACCTGCGGCTGATATCCTGTACAAGCAACTCGACGAGCAGCATAGCGACAAGAACGATGAGAATCTTTCGTCCTTCCTATTAAGCCTTTGCGAGCTCAGGGGCAAGCGTGTACGCAGGAACTCCCGCAATGAGACCAACAGCCTGAGCTTTCGCAACATTGCACGCCTAATGATCGTCAACGAGACTGAGATCACGCAGCAGAGCTCTCCGCTTTTTGACGGCAACCCCATAGCAAACACGCCGAACCTCGCTACTTTTAAGTTGTTGCTGACGGGGACAGACGATTCCGCACTGGTTCCCAGCAACAAACGCGAACCAGAGGAACTCTCGCGTGAGGCCCAGTTGCAACTTCTTGATCAACTACTCGACGACTACCGAAAACGGCTTAAAGAGTTAACTAGGAGCCCGGAAGAGTTGGAAGAGCAGCTTAACAAGCTTGATGCGTCTCTCCGTCAGCAAGCAGTTCAGGTGAACACCACGGAGGCCAATTTTCAGGAGGCAGCCGGGAAGCGCCGTGAACTGCGGAAGAAGTTGGAGGAGAGCCGCGAGCGTCGCGCCGAAGTCGGGACTATGCTTGAGAGGTTCATACTTCTCGACAAACATTACGCGTCCGATATCGAACGACTGCGCGCTGTCGAGGAGGGCGGTACACTATTTAACGTATTGGGCTCCAAGGCTTGCCCTCTATGCGGCGCAGCGCCCGCCCATCACCGTGCTGATGCCGAATGCGAGGGCAACGTTGACGCAGTGGTGCAAGCTGCGCGTAAAGAGATTGCCAAAATTGAGATTCTGCGCGCTGAGTTGTCCACAACCATGCGCAATCTGGAACGAGAATCCGTCAGTTTTGACCGCAAGATGCCCGTCGCCGTTCAGGAACTGGAGTCAATCTCTCAAGCGGTAGAGGAGCTTATCGCGCCCAGGCTTTCTACCCTTCGCAAATCCTACTCCGAGTTCGCAGACAAGCGCGCCGACGTGCGCGAGGCGTTGGCGCTTTACGCCACAGTGCAGGACATGGAACGCCGCCGCAGCGATCTTGAGAAGAGTGTCGATGATGAGAAGGCCGGAACTCTTGCCAGCGCCGATATCCCCACTACTGTCTCCCATGCCTTCGCCAAGATTGTCGAGGACATCCTGACGAGTTGGCACTTCCCTGAGTCTGGAGACGTGTACTTCGACTCCAAGACGCGCGACCTTGTCATCGCCGGAAAGTCGCGTAGCGCCTTCGGTAAGGGCTTGCGTGCCATAACACATACAGCATTCACCCTTGGTCTTCTATCTTTCTGCCGCGCGCGTCAAACACCGCACACAGGATTCGTCGTTCTCGATTCCCCTTTGCTCGCCTATCGAGAGCCAGATGGTACGGAAGACGATTTGACCGGCACGGACCTGCAGGAGCAGTTCTACGCCTCTCTGGAGATGTTGCCCGCCGACAAGCAAGTCATCGTAGTCGAGAACACCAACCCACCCGATGCGATCATGAAGCTTCAACAATCTTCGATGTTTGGCAAGAATCCGCATCATGGTCGGTATGGCCTTTTCCCGTACGCGGCGGAGCCCGTGGGGTAG